In one window of Primulina tabacum isolate GXHZ01 chromosome 8, ASM2559414v2, whole genome shotgun sequence DNA:
- the LOC142554658 gene encoding uncharacterized protein LOC142554658, producing MWGRSGDHRSPGEKIKLALRIDSRVTNNEAKYEDVFAGIRAAREVGASRIILYSDSQLITQQIKGVYEAKDDMMLKYFKLIKTQEEIFVDWSIEQISREENEEADALAKMAASLSEVITWEVLHVSRLILSTEEETIPAPDDSWMTPLIRFIVHNEFPEDKYQSQQIKRQAPMFVLLNNILYRRSFQGPLLK from the coding sequence ATGTGGGGTAGGAGTGGTGATCATAGATCCCCGGGAGAGAAGATTAAACTGGCACTAAGAATTGATTCCCGAGTAACTAACAATGAGGCAAAGTATGAGGATGTTTTTGCCGGTATCCGAGCTGCCCGGGAAGTTGGAGCTTCCCGGATCATTTTGTATTCTGATTCACAATTGATTACTCAACAGATAAAGGGTGTTTATGAGGCTAAGGATGACATGATGCTTAAATATTTCAAGCTCATAAAAACACAGGAAGAAATTTTTGTGGATTGGAGTATTGAGCAAATATCCCGGGAAGAGAATGAGGAAGCAGATGCTTTGGCGAAGATGGCCGCCTCTTTATCAGAGGTCATTACCTGGGAAGTATTGCACGTTTCCCGGCTAATCCTCTCCACTGAAGAAGAAACGATACCGGCACCAGATGATTCATGGATGACACCCCTGATAAGATTCATTGTACACAATGAATTTCCTGAAGATaaatatcaatctcaacaaatCAAAAGACAAGCTCCCatgtttgttctcttaaataatatcTTGTACAGGAGATCATTTCAGGGACCTCTACTTAAGTGA
- the LOC142553884 gene encoding FCS-Like Zinc finger 8-like yields the protein MLSNRSRAVASKQALMADQSNSLFSSPTRTPTTPISSSLGSPRFFSGLLTKNLSDAEANVMSPTSILDPKVSSSFVNPFGYDTSLSNPPSKQEQEAIGLALIDSIDEKNDEYGNFSKPLNRMVLFGSKLKVHIPYSNNPSSRSPAESPKSPADFGIKTRNSQCFSPFSGNPEKSFSRQLSLKEMELSEDYTCVITHGSNPKTTHIFDDCIVENCGANDDEITSDPPRETESGFEINVSTFPSPKFLSFCHTCREILEQGQDIYIYRGEKAFCGHECRCQEVITDDMKSPELDDNI from the exons ATGCTGAGTAATAGATCTAGAGCAGTGGCCAGCAAGCAAGCTCTCATGGCGGATCAAAGCAACTCATTGTTTTCTTCTCCTACTAGAACTCCCACCACACCGATTTCATCTTCCTTGGGATCACCAAGATTTTTCAGTGGGCTTTTGACTAAGAATCTTTCTGATGCAGAAGCTAATGTAAtgagtccaacttcaattcttGACCCCAAAGTTTCATCCAGTTTTGTGAACCCTTTTGGCTATGACACCAGTCTCTCCAATCCTCCAAgtaaacaagaacaagaagcCATTGGACTGGCCCTTATTGATTCAATCGATGAGAAAAACGATGAATATGGAAACTTTAGCAAGCCATTGAACAGAATGGTTCTGTTTGGATCAAAGCTTAAGGTGCACATTCCCTACAGTAATAACCCCTCTTCACGTTCTCCGGCTGAATCGCCGAAATCTCCGGCGGATTTCGGAATCAAGACTAGGAATTCTCAGTGCTTCAGCCCTTTTTCGGGCAACCCGGAAAAGAGCTTTAGCAGGCAGCTATCTTTGAAAGAAATGGAGCTTTCTGAGGATTACACTTGCGTGATCACCCACGGCTCGAACCCAAAAACTACTCATATTTTCGATGATTGTATCGTGGAGAATTGTGGCGCAAATGATGATGAAATAACTTCAGATCCTCCAAGGGAAACGGAAAGTGGTTTCGAAATCAATGTTTCAACTTTTCCATCACCAAAATTCTTGAGCTTTTGTCACACTTGCAGAGAAATTCTTGAACAAGGCCAAGATATTTATATTTACAG GGGTGAGAAAGCCTTTTGCGGCCATGAATGCCGCTGCCAAGAAGTGATCACTGACGATATGAAGAGTCCGGAGTTGGATGACAATATTTag